Proteins from one Oscillatoria nigro-viridis PCC 7112 genomic window:
- a CDS encoding DUF4360 domain-containing protein, producing MKFVKLLLATALMTASISPALANPAVQILGASYGGSGCPDRSASVSVSPDGQELTILFDKFAALGNVSAESRKSCNLSIPIKVPQGFQISIYDADYRGYVAPKTTGNLRAEYFFAGTRGPVFNRNFSGETNYNVRDSLATVANVWSRCGDSVNMRVNAAMTARGAGMATVDSFDLAHRGLVYHVKYRTCR from the coding sequence ATGAAGTTCGTAAAACTATTGCTAGCCACAGCATTAATGACTGCTTCTATCAGCCCCGCCTTGGCTAATCCTGCCGTTCAAATTTTAGGTGCAAGCTACGGCGGTAGCGGTTGCCCCGATCGCTCCGCCAGCGTCAGCGTCAGCCCCGACGGTCAAGAACTCACCATCCTATTTGATAAGTTTGCAGCCCTAGGAAATGTCTCAGCAGAAAGCCGAAAAAGCTGCAATCTGAGCATTCCCATCAAAGTACCCCAAGGCTTCCAAATTTCTATCTACGATGCTGATTACCGCGGCTACGTTGCTCCCAAAACCACAGGCAACCTGCGAGCAGAATACTTTTTCGCTGGAACTCGCGGCCCAGTTTTTAATCGGAATTTCAGTGGCGAAACTAACTACAATGTTAGAGATAGCTTAGCCACTGTAGCGAATGTTTGGTCTCGCTGTGGCGACAGTGTAAATATGCGAGTAAATGCTGCGATGACAGCCCGCGGTGCCGGCATGGCCACCGTTGACTCCTTCGATTTGGCTCATCGCGGCTTAGTTTATCACGTCAAATATCGCACTTGCCGCTAA
- a CDS encoding URC4/urg3 family protein, producing MKLGNSELETVEYLRTPTAIRQKCDRLFDLARLDKLRYFRVDLSQLDKAANYVIDTTRQQYPDFNIPFHSRWRHFAADNLPRVAELDAAIAEFLPIEQAKIKFDLAIISVLLDAGAGADWQYCESETGQVYRRSEGLAIASLRMFCQGVFSSNPDFPWQADYRGLSQLKLETLAAGFQVSRDNPLVGLTGRLELLQRLGNAICRHPLLFGSENPRPGNLAKYLLDSRVSGDKTVKASEVLRAVLSGFGEIWPGRYAIGGVNLGDVWRHRALQGENLGDEFVPFHKLSQWLTYSLLEPLQELGLEVAGLDELTGLPEYRNGGLCLDIGLLRAKDSAIFEQSYLPGSEVIVEWRSLTVNLLDKIAAAIREKLHLSAEQLPLVKILQGGTWAAGRKIASELRAGGVPPIQIESDGTVF from the coding sequence ATGAAGTTGGGCAATAGTGAACTTGAGACTGTAGAATATCTGAGAACGCCGACTGCTATTCGCCAAAAGTGCGATCGGCTTTTTGATTTAGCCCGCCTTGACAAACTCCGCTACTTCCGCGTCGATTTATCCCAACTCGACAAAGCAGCAAATTATGTAATTGACACGACGCGCCAACAGTATCCCGATTTTAACATTCCCTTTCACAGTCGCTGGCGGCATTTTGCAGCCGACAACCTGCCGCGCGTCGCTGAATTGGATGCAGCAATAGCCGAATTTTTACCCATAGAGCAAGCTAAGATAAAATTTGATTTAGCAATTATCAGCGTTTTGCTTGATGCCGGTGCTGGTGCAGATTGGCAGTATTGCGAATCCGAAACCGGACAGGTTTACCGCCGTTCTGAAGGGTTAGCAATAGCCAGCTTGCGGATGTTTTGTCAAGGTGTTTTTTCCAGCAATCCCGATTTTCCTTGGCAAGCTGATTATCGCGGACTTTCTCAGTTAAAACTAGAAACCTTAGCTGCAGGATTTCAGGTAAGTCGAGACAATCCGCTAGTTGGTTTAACAGGCAGATTAGAATTATTGCAGCGTTTGGGAAATGCGATTTGCCGGCATCCATTATTATTTGGCAGCGAAAACCCGCGTCCCGGCAATTTGGCAAAATACTTGCTCGACAGTCGGGTTTCTGGAGACAAAACTGTGAAGGCTTCTGAAGTATTGAGGGCTGTTTTGTCAGGTTTTGGGGAAATTTGGCCGGGAAGATATGCAATTGGTGGTGTTAATTTAGGCGATGTTTGGCGGCATCGGGCATTACAAGGAGAAAATCTGGGAGATGAATTCGTGCCGTTTCACAAACTATCGCAGTGGTTGACTTATTCGCTGTTGGAACCGCTGCAAGAACTTGGTTTAGAAGTCGCCGGATTGGATGAGTTAACGGGATTGCCGGAGTACCGAAACGGCGGTTTGTGTTTGGATATTGGGCTGCTGCGGGCAAAAGATTCGGCTATTTTTGAGCAGAGTTACTTGCCGGGTTCGGAAGTTATAGTAGAATGGCGATCGCTCACTGTGAATCTTTTAGATAAAATTGCCGCAGCTATTCGAGAAAAGCTGCATTTGAGTGCGGAACAATTGCCGCTAGTGAAGATTTTGCAAGGAGGAACTTGGGCGGCGGGGCGGAAGATTGCCTCCGAATTGAGGGCTGGTGGAGTGCCGCCAATTCAGATTGAAAGTGACGGGACGGTGTTTTAG
- the upp gene encoding uracil phosphoribosyltransferase: MSAKVTVIDHPLIQHKLTLMRQTQTSTAKFRQLLKEIGMLLAYEVTRDLPLKYEQIETPIAKMNAPVLAAEKKIVIISIMRAGQGLLDSILELIPSARVGHIGLYRDPTTRMAIEYYFKVPQDIEQRDVLIVDPMLATGNSAVAAVDRLKEVNPKSIKFLCLLAAPEGVGHFHEHHPDVQIYTAAVDECLDEHGYIVPGLGDAGDRLYGTL, translated from the coding sequence ATGAGTGCTAAAGTTACTGTCATCGACCATCCTTTGATACAGCACAAGTTAACTCTCATGCGGCAAACTCAAACGAGCACGGCGAAATTTCGCCAACTGCTGAAAGAGATTGGAATGCTGCTAGCTTATGAAGTGACGCGAGATTTGCCGCTAAAATACGAACAAATAGAAACGCCGATCGCCAAAATGAATGCACCGGTGCTGGCTGCAGAAAAGAAAATTGTTATTATTTCGATTATGCGGGCAGGTCAGGGACTGTTAGATAGTATTTTAGAGCTGATTCCGTCTGCGAGGGTAGGACATATTGGTTTGTACCGCGATCCGACAACTCGGATGGCGATCGAATATTATTTCAAAGTTCCCCAGGATATCGAACAGCGAGATGTTTTAATTGTCGATCCGATGCTGGCTACTGGTAATTCAGCAGTCGCTGCAGTGGATAGGCTGAAAGAGGTTAATCCGAAGTCTATTAAATTTTTGTGCTTGCTGGCGGCACCGGAGGGAGTGGGGCACTTTCACGAACATCACCCTGACGTGCAGATTTATACGGCTGCAGTTGACGAGTGTTTGGACGAGCACGGCTATATTGTACCCGGACTGGGAGATGCGGGCGATCGACTTTACGGCACTCTGTGA